The Porites lutea chromosome 7, jaPorLute2.1, whole genome shotgun sequence genome includes the window cCGTACTTCTTAGCAATTCTGCGCGCTGCTGGTAGCCGGTCCTTGCGATATTTCAAAGCACTTCTGGCCAAGTCCGGATGTAACAGGACTAGAGGAGGATACATCCAAATATCCTGGTCCCAGAATGTATGTCCCATGTATTCTTCTCCCCCCGGTAGACCTCCGGGACTTAACCCGTACGGCCAATCACTCCGAGTGGAGCTTAGAATGTAGTACATACTGCCATACACAGCCTGTGCCATTTCCAAGTCACCTTCAATTTCTATGCGGCCAGTCTCCCATAATGCTTTCCAAGCTGCCTTATGTTCTGCCAGTAATTTTTCCTttgccctgaaaaaaaaaaagaatttacttgACCAATTTTGCCAATTTTCAATTCTTCTTGCCACAAGATGTAACATATGATCTCAGGCTAGAGTCTTCTTTGTTTTGCTGCAAATACCATTTTGAATATCGAATGGAATGCAGAATTGTCGCGCGCACTCGTTGGTTtgtttgttgtgctttttattcaATGTTCACTGCGACACACTAAAAAAACTACTAAATATTTTGTTCCGATAATTGAGCACAGTGGATTGAGCACAATTTATGCTCATAACTATTCAGTGCAAGAGATGGATAAAACACCTGTTATAGctataaaatgaaatttctaatttctgtttttttactcACTAAATTCAGTTAGATTGGATTGAAAGAGAGGAGACACTGAATGTATTTTTAGTAAGAAAATAGATTTATGAAATAACCAAAGCATGACCTGTGTCATTTTCAATGCAAAATCTTTCTCAGGGTTTTACCCACCCACCGTATCCCCCTCTTTGGACGCTGGGATATTCTGTTACCCTGCTTCTGCTTTAAACTTTAAGGAATAAAAATCCGGGATTTCGGATTAGATTAAAATGgcattcaatatttttttttggtcacaAAATGAAAAGATTTCTTCGTCGAACTTCATTTGTTCCTTGGGCTTCATCACCTTTCTCCCTCGCAGCTCTAGTTCATCAGGAATAGGAAAAAACTATATAGCACGTACCGAGTGGCCTCATCAAACTGGAAAAGAGCTTCAGTAAGCGGGTTGAACTTGGTATCCAGGTTGGTTGCTATGGAAGTGATGTAATACCAAGTCTGTTCCTCGGAGCTATTCTTGATTATCAGAGGGTTATCGGGATCTGGGTAGGTCCAAACAATGGCCACATTTGGACGAATGCTTCCTGTCTCCTCCGTTTGGTTTATCTATGAAATATTAAACCCAATATTAAAGCATAATGTTCAAGAATGCAATTCAGTTTCAAAAAACCAACATAAATATTGCGAGGACTTGAGCTGAGGCCAGTAAAACTAGATTCTTATCTCATGAAAATTAATGTTAGTCTGTGAACTAGCCTTTGGAGGAGGAAAGAGAGAGGAGATTCCAAATGTTACTTTTACGCATCACTGAATTGTGAACCAGCAACTTCAGACTTGTGTGTGAATCCCTACAATTACAACACTGGGAAAAACACGAACATTATACCACAAgtcagtttcttttgttaatgCTTGCATACACGATCTTCTTTAAGCCCTATCACGCTAAAAATGGTATTTCCCCAGGACGGACGGCTTATGGTTCTATAACGACGAAGCCAAGTTCTGAGTCTCGTTTCCCGAAGTTCTCTCACGGGAACGAGTAATGGCCTCGGAACGAGGTTCCTATGTTCTTTGAATGTTATCTGCGGTGTTATGTATTTCGTTTAGTTGTTGATTACATTTTTTGGGTATATATTGCTATTGGAATTATTGGCCACTCCTTGTAAATACCACACCACTTGGTGCCTTTTCACTCGTTGCTACTTTTGTCAGTCTCTTGTTTGTAAGGTCCATTATATTTAAAACCAATGTTATCTATTCGTAACAATTACATCGTCTTCATTGACTGCGATCACATTGCAATTTTGTTTCAGATTATCTTCTTAGTGCTTATGTACTGGCCGCTCCCATGTTGTATTACTGTGCTTTATGTTGTTGAtacttataacaaaaaaaaaaaattctattcgGTTCAGCGTCGCGATAAAGAATAGAactgaagtattttttttcttctttctttctttcttttttcttttttttttctccgcgTCCACTTTCTTCTCTCCTTCAGAGGGTCAGTCGTTTCTGGGCCATTTGCGGCGCGTAGAAAATCGAATTGATGCCGAAAAGTCTAAATACGGATCAAATAGTTACTGGTATCCTGTGGGTGCTGATGCGCACGGACGTGTTTTGCTGTGCTCCCGCAAAAGACtatgaaattttgattttaaaaaacagttttcatcGTTATCTCTCCAAGCCAACGAAGTTATTATGTTAAATATTTGTGTGTAGCTCTACTCGCGAAATATACTCCCGGCTTTGTTGAGCAACATacctttactttttttcttttcttttcttttctttaattttaaaaattaatccaaattttgattcagtacccttaacttgcatggatgaatgaatgaatgaataaatgagtgagtgaatgaatgaatgaggaGATAAGTCGAATCAACGGATGAAGCGATCTTTATTTAAGGCCTGTGTTTGTTTTTACCCGACTTTTTTACTCCACTTTTAACATCCCTTTACGTCCTACTCTCCCCGTccctaaaaaatataaaaaataatgtaaaaagtaaaacgGGATCAAGATCCCTGACAATTTTTCGCGCACAGCAAATTCCCCGGGCTATTTAGTGCGTTCTGACATGACGGGATCCCGCGACCCGAGAACTGCCATGTCACAAAAAGTCACcggaaataataaacaaaagtaCAAGGCTTTTTATTGTCCATTGTGCACGAGACGAATATCAGGAATGTATGATGATGTTAAAACATTTTAGACCTTTCGATATACAAAACTTAAATATAATGTAACTTACCAAACCAGTGGCGGCGAGAGCGTCGCCTCTGAAAGAGTCTTTCATGTAGAAATGAATATCATCAGTTACATGTCCAAGATTTGGAATGATATCCATTGCAAATTTCCTCCCAGCATCATTCTTCGCCGTGATCTCTACAACCAGAAGGTTTTTTCTGGTCCTGTGCGCATATATTCGCTCTTCCACTGTTAAATTCACGGCCTTGAACCATTTGTAGAACACTCCCTCGCTCACGTCCAGCGCGTACGAGGAGTTCCCTGGGATTCCCCTGACTTTGAAGTTAACAGATGCCGTGGACGGCACGCGAGCCCGGTGTGTGTGTTGGTAAAAATATACCGGATAAATGGGGTATTTCTTCGGATACGACGGGCCATTAAACACCCCAGATATATGCACAGTATCACTGTATATCACTGTACCCAAATAACCATTACCCACTGAAGCCATGAACTGACCATTTCGGCTGTGTCGCACCGAGCTTCTGCTGAAATCTCGCGGTAGTTTGTCAGTGACGAAGCGAGTGGGAGTCCCAGCTGCAGAGGATGATTTCACCAAAGATATAAggctaaatgaaataaaaacaaggatTTCACTGCCGCAAATGACCCTCATGGTGAATGGATTCACCACCAAACAGAAGTTACATTCGCAACAGGTTAGCTCAAAAGAGTTATGTCGCCCTTCCTTCCCGCTGAACAGGAAAGGCTCAGCTCGTCAGTGGCAAAGGCTATTATATTTATCTAATCTGTAAGCGCTAATGATTAACAGATCTATTTTAGGAATTTGGGCCACAACACTCCGGCCCCAGAAAGAAGTTAAAGTAGAAAAAGGCTGCAAAAATACGAACAAGCAAAACCAAATTTATGAAGACAAAGAACGATACATTAGTCATTGGCATCAACAGTTAATTAATACCTTGGACAAACTTCCAAGCTTAGGGCACTAAgagtttttcaacattttttcagCGTAGATCTAGGATAAAACTCCTCAGAACAGCATGGGTTGCTTTCAGCGTAACCAGTGAACAGGCTCTACATTTGGCCATGGGGGAAGGGGGCTAAAAATCGCAAGGAAACAGCGCTGGAGGAAAAAGTCGACGAGGGGAAGTCCCAGGGGAAAGTGGCGGGGCGATGGGAATGTTGCTATGCCTCGGCAGTCGTTAAAACAatactgaatgcaaggctggcaataaataaataaataaataaattggtttATTGCTACCTTTTGCAGTGAGaactgaattacaggtagggtcaaAAATAACGGGAATCTaaggtaataaataatacaaaatacgTATGTAAAGCGCTTAGGAATCTAAATAGGTGGCATATTTGCACGTTACAAACTGTGCAAAACGGTCAGTGTTGGTTTGTTTGGATACAATGttggcaaagggctgatttttTTAGGTCAATATTTCgcctaacaaaattagccttcctcaaggcCAGAGCTACACGTGAAATACAGTACTATAATGGCTCCTAAAATACATGAGAGGATTAATGATAAACTAATAATGCGTACAACAGATAGCATGAGAGATGCTCGCCGATCTTTCCTTTCTTCCCACCAGGGAGCCTATTCCCAGGCTATTTTCAACGTAAACCCCTCTACTGTACCGTCTCGTCGTTCACACAGTAAGAACGATATTGTAAGAAGAGAGCCGGAAATAAACGCTTTGTAAACAGAACGACTGAACGTAGATTATCACCGCATGAACTTGCCGCAATTTCACTCCGCAAAACATAGGAAGTATGATATACTCATCCTGAGGTCATCTCTGACGTTCGGCAGCTCAGTTAGCAACTAGAGCCCTAAGATAGATCTCGTCCATCTAGCCGTAATGCAAGCTGAACATGTCAATtgcccgggggtactccctataatggcctatacgggcaGGCTCCGCTCGAAAGGAGTTCCCTTTTATAGGAGTCATGTATATGAAATGGTGGGGATTTCATCAGtggaagtatatgaaagggtagggaaatctaaCATTTCGGTCTGTAACTGAATGCCTAACAGGGCGtaagatgcattttatggctgtgaaaaagtcgagacaAGGGTGGTCAAAGGCGAGTGACAATCGGCATCTGATATGTCGCGGAACAAGAAATTAGTGACGCCGATCCCGAACACATTTTCCTCTAGATAGAAGACATTTTGTTCTACATTTCGCAGGCATTTTTTAGATATATGTCTATAAAGGGAAACCCATAGGAGCGATCGCACCGTGAACAAAACCTTACCCTAAAGGTTATGGGTGTGGCCTTAGCTGATCGACTATCTCATTTAGCCTAAATTTCAGACGATTGCTTGGAGTCGTTTGTTACTCgctgagggagtaaaaacgatTCGAGATaattgtctgaaattcaggtCATATCTCATTGGCACAAAACAGAATTCCACCTGCTGAAGGTAGCCCCCAAAAAGTTCTGCTATATCCAGAAAAAGTGTCATAGTTTTTCCACTTTCAGTACCTAGGAAACCTTACTCCCAGTGTACAAATGAGACAATGAGAAAAGTTAATTTTGATGTATAAACTTAAtagaaaaactttgaaaatactGAAGCAATGAGAACACGTAATATTAAGACGATATGCGGAAAACTGGTAGTAATGTCTCAcgaaaatgatgataaaaatgatgatgatgaaacaacagtgaaaacagccTCATAACAAGGTATAGGTAGAGTTTACATGCGGTACTGATAATCAAAAGTTAAAGTCACTGTCACGGACCTCGTATATAGAGACGGATACATTCACAGCAACACTGATTTGTTTTCCTGGTCACTGATAGCCGCGTACTGATAAAAGATATAAACAGAAactaagcaacaacaacaggcAAATGTGAAGCCGAGAGTGGTCACATGGCGCACAGCTGCGGATATGGGATTTAGAATCCGCGATACGCAGTACGCCTCGATCTCTGGAAATAGAGACAGCTTTACCACGCTCGAGGCTGAATATCCCCTCAGAAGTAGAAACCTCTAGACTTGGAGCTATGGGACCACTAGAAACCACCATGATCGTGATCTTTTCGTCTTTGATCGTAAAGTCAATCAAACTCCCCAGGTAATTTACCCTGATCGTCATTTTATTGACGTTCGGTGGAAGGGTAGGATTGAAGGAAAGTTTAGAATCTTTCAGTCTAAAACCTCCGTAGCCATAAATTACAGCCTGCAGAAAACCACCAGCTCCTGTGATAAAGTTGACGGCGCCCCATACATCACGGCGCTCTGTCCACACCTGTTAAAAACAACAGTCAATGATCAAGTACTCGAAACAGTTGACAGACATGACGGTGCCCCATATATCACATGCACGGCGCTCTGTCCACACCTGTTAAAAACAAAGTAGTCGACACAGTTGAACTTATTCCAGTCAGCATTGAAGTGACTTTGAAATCTGATTTCACGTTTCTCTGTCGATTACACCGGACAAGCAAATCTCGGACCATACAGTTTACTTTAAGTGTCTCTGTTGCTTGTAACAGTTTTCGGTTTTAGTATCTCAATAAAGCGAGAATAACTGATTAACGGTCCAAAAGacgttttttttactttaatctTTTGTTATGGGCACCGTTCGACACGTTCTCTCCAGGACAAGAGTCCCCGTTCAAGCCACACCCCTAAGGGTTGACCGAGGGAACAAAAAGACTTGGCGCTAACTTACACTCGGCGTCATTCAAGAAGAGAAAGTTTCCCAAACAAAAATCCTCCTTATAATTATTAGTTTTACGAGTTTATGACAGTGCCGAGGGCTTTGAGGTTAATGTCACCCCGCAAGCACGCAATAGCAATAACAAGTGCCAAAGACATCAATCCCTGAGTGTGAGGTCTGCGTTGTAGGGAGTGGAATTTCCAATAGGCctgccatttccgagttccaaaaactcgcactttcaaaacgaagctaattgcaaaacctttcttgcgAAAATGAGTTTgtttgcatgaaaataaaaattcattttaaaaacaaaacgtaTTGGAAGAATTATATCTACACTTAATACCAGAACCAAAACCAACAGGCAATATAAACACTATAGAAAAAATTAAACGGGAAGTATCGGGTTCTTACCTTAAATGGACCGCGAATATTGGCGTAATTCTTTAGAAAAGGTTTCTTGGCTCTTTGTTTCTCTCCTAAATCCAGCCATCCGATAGCAAACATGGAATGTGTCATAGCAGGGCCATCAGGGTCCGTGCGATTTTCATAAAGATTCAAGTCATTATAACGGACCTGCCAAAACAGTAGAAAAGTAGCTTATATGTGAATGAAGAACGTGTCTTTTATAGTTACTACGTTAAAACTTCAGTGGTTGACTTTTTCCCTACTTGTTGTAACAGGATGTACGGAAATAAAAGCAACGAAAAACGTTCGCACCGGTATGTGCCCCAGTAGAAAGACgatttcttcttattttttatctaaACCTTTTCGCCAGGACAGAAAATCATTTGGCAATTTTATTTAAGCGTCAATTTTAAAAGTAGTCAAAAACTCCTTCTAAGGTCGCCCTAACAGTTTGAAAGACGCAAGTGTTCAGATGACCGAAGCGGTCATGTGGGACATGTATGCTCAAAACGAGAACAAGAGGAAACGATCATGACAGAACACAAGTACAGGAAAGAGGAAAATCACACACATAGAAAGCTTATATTTCccggaaaacaaagaaaaatacacCACTATACAACACAGTGCAActgaaaacagaaagaaaaaagacataAAACTCTGGCCAGGAGCCCTGGCAACAGCCTGGCTTTGTCACGCGCGGAAAGGATACCCTTTTAACCGATGAACAACTCTCACCTTCCTGTCCATTTCATACATGAGCGGATAGCCAATGAGAATAGCGTCTGCCTGTTTGACTTCCTTGTCTAAAGTGTACCCTTCATATTCCGGGTGGTAATTGTTTTTACCGTCAAAAGGAATTGTTAACTTTTCCGCAATTTTCAGCCACTCTTTTGGAACTTCCTTTTCTAAGATTCCAGCTACTTCTTTGGCAAAGAGGAGATTCATTTTCGCCACCACATTGGTGTACACAGAATTATTCACCGGGTAATGATATTCATCTGGAGGCATTACGTCATTAATGACGTATCTATCGTTCGCAACGTCGTACTCCACTCTGCTGGCCCAGTACTCCGCGGTTTGAAAGACCAGAGGGTATCCAATTTCCCGCAGCCAATTAAAATCCTTGCTAGATCTCCAGAACTGCTTCGCAGCAAATGCAATATCACCAGTGATGTGGATCTGGGCTTTTCCGTACCTTTCCCCTGGGGAGCTCTCCAAGCCTGTATAGGAACTTTCCCAGGGAAACATGGCACCTGAATAAAAGCAAATGCCATTTATTCCTCACTTTAGTAACCACAGCAGGCACTCAACCGGTAAAGAAGGAGGGATATAACTTTCCGGTTATCACATCTGCCTTTTCACCGGGCAAATCTCATGTGACTGACAGCTGGGTTACAGGGCGAGAAAGCGTCGACAACTAAGACGCGCGACTTCAATTTAAATAGCCCTTAACTGTATAGATCTTTAACCTCAGTTCATGATCAGTCCAATCAAATTGGATTAGTCACATATTAAGCTAATCTTAGTTCCCCTTAATGTTAAACAAAAGGGTCCTGGGATTCGGGgttttaaagcaaaatgggGGCGAGATTCGGTATTTGAAAGGGGATACGGAATGCAGGAATAACCATCGGGATGACGGGATCGAAGAACCCCTAGGGACAGTCGAGCACCTTACACAGTATGGTGGTATGTATGTACATCAGCAGCCCAAATCAGATCCACTTTTGCTTCTATTTACTCTCAGTTTATATGGCGGCAAAATCGAATCATATAAACACGACTCTGTGATACAGTAGGGGATTGATCCACACTATTTATCTCACTATAGATAACGAAAATACTCCTTGAATGATCTTGTGTTCAGTTACCTTTATATCCGTACTCTTTCGCTATTCTGCGCGCAGCCGGTAGCCGGTCTTTGCGATATTTCAAGGCACTTCTGGCCAAGTCCGGATGTAACAGGACTAGAGGAGGATACATCCAAATATCCTGGTCCCAGAATGTATGTCCCATGTATTCTTCTCCCCCCGGTAGACCTCCGGGACTTAACCCGTACGGCCAATCACTCCGAGTGGAGCTTAGAATGTAGTACATACTACCATACACAGCCTGTGCCATTTCCAAGTCACCTTCAATTTCTATGCGGCCAGTCTCCCATAATGCCTTCCAAGCTGCcttatgttcttcaaataattgTTCCTTGTCtctgaaaacaatgaaagagcagATTTGAATCAATTTTTGTTTAGTCTTCAcgccccttccccccccccccccccccccccgcaagaGACCCTAAAATGTATTGACAGCCAGAGAAGAGACACTTGAAAGTATAACTTACAGCATTGCCGCGTCCCATTGGTAGAGAGCTTCAGCCAGTGGGTTGAACTTGGTGTCGAGGCTGGTTGCTATGGATGTGATAAAGTACCAAGTCTGTTCTTCAGAGGTCGCCTTTAATGTCAGTGTTTTCTGCAGTTTAGTCCAAACTGTTGCTATGTTCGCTCGCATACTACCCGCCTCTTCTGTTTCGTTAACCTGGCCAGAAGGCagagaaatataaaaacaaacgtCTAAATCACCAACTTATAAATGCCGAACACACGTGCGTGTGTGCATTAGGCCAAAAAGCGGGTGGGTACTCTAAGGAGTAGGGGTATGCCAATCTGCCATGACTGCGAAAGTTGGGGCGGCGCAAGTCTTAAAAAGACTGCAATGCGGCGCAATATTGAACGGATGAAAACCTATTTGAGTTATTAACTAGACCGGTATAATAACGCCAGCTTGCCTATGACACTTTCTAAAAACACAGGAGGGGGAAACAACGAACGAGTCGTCAAACTGGATAAGCAGGTTCAGCGTGACAGCCGATCGTCACACTCTACAGTCGACCCAGTAGGAGGGAAATATGTGTTAAGTTTATACCATGCCAATGGCCGCCAAAGCCTCAGGTCTGTTTGAGTCGATCGTCTTGAACTCAACATCCACAGAAGAATCTCCAAAATTAGAAGAAATGTTCATTAATAACTCTTTAGCAGCGTTATTCTTCGCACTTATTTCCACGACTAACAAATTTTTGCGGGATCGATGCGCGTATATCCTCTGTTCAACATTTAAGCTGTCAGCGCTGAACCATTTGTAAAACACTCCCTCAAGTACATCAAGTGCGTAAGAGGTTTTCCCTTGGATACCAGACAAGCTGAAGTCAATGGAAGCAGTAGAAGGTATGCGAGCGCGGTGAGTGTGTTGGTAGAAATACACAGGATAAATAGGTTTCTTCTTTGGATAAGCCTTGCCGTTGTATACTCCTGATACATGCACCGCATCGCTGTAAATCACTGTTCCGATGTACCCATTTGCCACTGAAGGCATTAAGGTGCGATTTGAACTCTGACGGACTGTAACTCTGTTATGATCTTTAGGTAAAGTATCTGTAATGAATCGAGTAGAGGTACCAGCGGCCATGATACAACGAATCACAGCTGTGCTCGCAAGGAAGAGGGGAAGGGTGATCGCGTGACAAATGCTCATTGTGCACCGCTGATCTGAATAggctgatgatgatgaaaattgGAAAGCTGCTAGCAATCGGTCGCCGTGATGCAAGCCGGTTTTTGTCGCTTGTTCGCCCGATTTCTTTCACGCCAAGGGTATGTGTACTTGCCTGGGAACACTTCACACTCGAATTGATATCTTCAGTTTTTGACAGGTTGACGTTTGAAGTACTCTTTTTTGCCTTCAATTTCATATTTACCTTGTCGGTAGTTGTTTGTCTTAGCACAATTCTAATCCGAGAATTATAAGAACTGATTGCGATGcataaggcccgtttcaaacgtcgagctactgccgtgccgaaccgCAATAGCTCGACCTTTGAAACCACCgctcgacgtttgaaaccaccGCGTGACGGTGTCACCCCTCACCACACGTGGCACGAATAATCACTTGAGGTCAGAGCAGACGGCAAAAACATGGCGTCGTCTTCTACCTTCTTGATGCGACTCGTATCCTCATCAGTTTCTGTGGCCAGTAGAGCTGGCGGGATTATTAGAAGCATCCTTAAAACAGGCAGTCTCGGAGTGGTGGATAAGGTTTGTTATTTGGTTGCGCTATTTTCTTAAACAGTCGATTGGAGGTTTTAGTAGGTCTTCCGAAGGCGTGATTGGGTCTCACAAGCCCCGTAGTAAGGAGTAAGGAATTATACAGTGTGCCTTTAAAAAGTAGCACTCAGCTCAAAATAACTAATCTACGATCTcgtttaaatttcttttctttttcttggtggATATTTTCGCAAAAACTCAAGATATTTATAATAAACATTAGAAGTGAAAATTGTATTCGCTTTTGAAAATTTGGTTTAgtgggtttttaaaaagatctgCTTTGTCGAATCATGGACAGGTTGTGGTTCAACTTTTAAAATCcttggtttttctttgtttcagaaAGATTATTATCACTCTTTGCAAAAAAGGGAGATGAAGTTTCAACTACAGGGCTTGCAATGGTTGATTATGTtattttggataggtggtcgcttataaTTAATCTGGAGGGTGTTCAATTGCGAGAGGTGCATTTGCCTCATGCACCTATAAAACAAAGATAGGATTTCGGGGAATGGCTGTATTTCTGGTGCATTCTGCCATAGAAAGTGAAAAAGATACCCCAGtggggagggaggggtgggggggggggctactccggatttcaagtgacagggatgatcaaatGGGGGGCAAAagtcaaaacccaaaaaattccCTGGATCAAatattaacccccaaaaaatcccattcCAAATTTCTGAGGCCAAGtttggatgtattttttttgggAGAACTACGCTGCCGCcacaaatcttcagattgttttcaataacccaaaaatccctacttaTTCAATCCACCCAAGAAAATACtcgccaaattttcctaccgaaaaaaattccagaatcgaaaattttaaatgcaaaaaaaacgatcttcgatataacgatattCCTGATATAACGATGAGTTCTTAGCGCACCGAGCGTAAAATCttccccgatataacgatattacAGTATCAGTACACAGACacaatttaaacaaaacattgaatttaataCAATAACATTACAGTAATTGACTACAGTAGTCTGTAACGTTTTTGTCAACAGCTTGCAGTTTACGATGCCTCTTTATCCTCCTTGTCATGTAATAGTTCtttcagttttagtatttttgacTCCTTCTTGTGACAAAAAGTATACGTCGCCGGGATTTCAACTTTATTCCTGCGTTTTCCTGTAACTTGAACGGAAATCTGCCCTCCatgtttcaaaaataaatgaaagattCGTGACAGTCTCAGTGGCCCGTGGCCGACGATGACTTGCTTGCGCTTTCTTTGCCTTCCATTCGTTTTATGGCAACAGCATGAGTATAATGCTTTGCAAATTGTTTAAGGACATTGCTGCGTGCTTGAAATGCTACATTTGTTAATCATTTGATACTCATTACAAGTTTAATTAAACAAtatgtagtaaaaaaaaaatacatgttaaTTTTACCCCAATATAACGATATTTTCGGTTATTTTACGGcaatatcgttatatcgggagTCTCGATATAACAATACCTTGATATAACGATCTAATTCCACTGCTCCCTCGgcatatcgttatatcggggttccactgtagatGGGTATGATAGGGACTGTCaccattttattatttctttccaGAGTGTTGCtcctttttttggttgttttgccAGTCATGTTAATTGTGACTGGTgcatattaaacaattattggatgaggttgagcatgatatcatgaattatcaaaaccgaggtctgtgttatctgccgaagctgaaggctgaggcagataatacagacacgaggttttgataattcatgatatcatgtgaaaaccgaattcaataattgttttattatacattttttaaacaataggcaaaagaagacattcatctgttgaaaaatggctttatttcaaaactaaggtgaaagtgacactgataagcttaaccaagatcatttaaaaattttaaaatacaataataatacctttgtctgaataaagtatacattaaaatcgaaaaatccTTAACGGAAAATAATtcatcctcagaaacagaagcgaagcgttcagccattttgtttctgaggagaacactccaaggggcttgaTAACCAGGCAGAcattgaacttgacatgataaatgcaatatctgcggCAGATATtacatttatcatgtcaagttcacaagctattgtgaattgattgaatgctctcgaccaatcagatttttcatagtgagtctgatgtataataaaacaagtTATCTGTGGTATgtattgtctttattttcatGACGGCAATAAAGGACAGTAAATTACTTTCTTGTAGAATGAACAAATCAATCTTTTAAACAAAGTATCTTTTTCATCAGGGGGAAAGTGGTCAGTTTGATCCCCAAACAGAAGCTGACCGTGCATCTCAGAAATGTATCATTGGCTCGCTCCTGAAAACATATCCAACCCTACAAATTATTGGTGAGGAGGAGGTGAGTAAAACATATAATAATCTGTTATTTATGTTACATGTAGATTCCCTTATGAGTTGTAACTAACCTAGGCTAGCTGTCATAAGCAACCATCTGGCAGGCAGGTTTTTGTATAACTGA containing:
- the LOC140943711 gene encoding protein-glucosylgalactosylhydroxylysine glucosidase-like produces the protein MRVICGSEILVFISFSLISLVKSSSAAGTPTRFVTDKLPRDFSRSSVRHSRNGQFMASVGNGYLGTVIYSDTVHISGVFNGPSYPKKYPIYPVYFYQHTHRARVPSTASVNFKVRGIPGNSSYALDVSEGVFYKWFKAVNLTVEERIYAHRTRKNLLVVEITAKNDAGRKFAMDIIPNLGHVTDDIHFYMKDSFRGDALAATGLINQTEETGSIRPNVAIVWTYPDPDNPLIIKNSSEEQTWYYITSIATNLDTKFNPLTEALFQFDEATRAKEKLLAEHKAAWKALWETGRIEIEGDLEMAQAVYGSMYYILSSTRSDWPYGLSPGGLPGGEEYMGHTFWDQDIWMYPPLVLLHPDLARSALKYRKDRLPAARRIAKKYGFKGAMFPWESSFTGLETSPGEKYGKNQNHITGDVAFAAKLFWEATKDLHWLRAVGYPLAYQTAEYWASRVDYDAKQDKYVINHVMPPDEYHYPVNNSLYTNVVAKINLLFAQEAADILGEEVPELWSTIAEKMYIPFDSKRNFHPEYEGYIPTVMVKQADVVLAGYPLMYEMQKQVRHNDLDYYERLTNPNGPAMTHAMFAIGWLEVGEIKKADRAFLKNYDNIQGPFKVWSERRWGKGAVNFITGAGGFLQAVVYGYGGIRIKKDGLYFNSTLPPGVTKLTIGIHYLESAIDFQVTLGGVSFTVVSNGPISPDLEVLADERVYPLKRGKLVRIIGTKSGIVRKRVGLK
- the LOC140942713 gene encoding protein-glucosylgalactosylhydroxylysine glucosidase-like, producing the protein MSICHAITLPLFLASTAVIRCIMAAGTSTRFITDTLPKDHNRVTVRQSSNRTLMPSVANGYIGTVIYSDAVHVSGVYNGKAYPKKKPIYPVYFYQHTHRARIPSTASIDFSLSGIQGKTSYALDVLEGVFYKWFSADSLNVEQRIYAHRSRKNLLVVEISAKNNAAKELLMNISSNFGDSSVDVEFKTIDSNRPEALAAIGMVNETEEAGSMRANIATVWTKLQKTLTLKATSEEQTWYFITSIATSLDTKFNPLAEALYQWDAAMLDKEQLFEEHKAAWKALWETGRIEIEGDLEMAQAVYGSMYYILSSTRSDWPYGLSPGGLPGGEEYMGHTFWDQDIWMYPPLVLLHPDLARSALKYRKDRLPAARRIAKEYGYKGAMFPWESSYTGLESSPGERYGKAQIHITGDIAFAAKQFWRSSKDFNWLREIGYPLVFQTAEYWASRVEYDVANDRYVINDVMPPDEYHYPVNNSVYTNVVAKMNLLFAKEVAGILEKEVPKEWLKIAEKLTIPFDGKNNYHPEYEGYTLDKEVKQADAILIGYPLMYEMDRKVRYNDLNLYENRTDPDGPAMTHSMFAIGWLDLGEKQRAKKPFLKNYANIRGPFKVWTERRDVWGAVNFITGAGGFLQAVIYGYGGFRLKDSKLSFNPTLPPNVNKMTIRVNYLGSLIDFTIKDEKITIMVVSSGPIAPSLEVSTSEGIFSLERGKAVSISRDRGVLRIADSKSHIRSCAPCDHSRLHICLLLLLSFCLYLLSVRGYQ